A genomic stretch from Actinomadura rubteroloni includes:
- a CDS encoding pyridoxamine 5'-phosphate oxidase family protein, which yields MPQREPTSTTNLDIYDDPALPWSRAHERLKVDLVEMSTPVFLGTTRPDGRPHSAGIGALWLDDDLYFTSGPDTRKSRNLAANPSCTLSIRLQGIDLILEGEATRVTDPETLTAVARAYSEGGWPAEVDGDALTAPYSAPSAGPPPWHAYRITVHTAFGVATTEPYGATRWRFH from the coding sequence ATGCCGCAGCGAGAGCCCACCTCGACCACCAACCTCGACATCTACGACGACCCGGCGCTGCCGTGGAGCAGAGCCCATGAGCGCCTGAAGGTCGACCTGGTCGAGATGAGCACCCCGGTGTTCCTCGGGACGACGCGACCGGACGGCCGTCCCCACTCCGCCGGCATCGGCGCCCTCTGGCTGGACGACGACCTCTACTTCACCAGCGGCCCGGACACCCGCAAATCCCGCAACCTGGCCGCCAACCCGTCCTGCACGCTCTCGATACGCCTCCAGGGCATCGACCTCATCCTCGAAGGCGAAGCAACCCGCGTCACCGACCCCGAAACCCTCACCGCGGTCGCCCGCGCCTACAGCGAAGGCGGCTGGCCCGCCGAGGTGGACGGCGACGCCCTCACGGCCCCCTACAGCGCCCCCAGCGCGGGCCCGCCCCCGTGGCACGCCTACCGCATCACCGTCCACACCGCCTTCGGCGTCGCCACCACCGAACCCTACGGCGCAACCCGCTGGCGCTTCCATTAA